One stretch of Papaver somniferum cultivar HN1 unplaced genomic scaffold, ASM357369v1 unplaced-scaffold_154, whole genome shotgun sequence DNA includes these proteins:
- the LOC113336625 gene encoding uncharacterized protein LOC113336625, giving the protein MNFLVPKLPEFDEKTDDPDQHVLHYETSMILWQHSDELMCKMFPKSLAGGAIKWFNKVPTQSIGTYHELVGECYSHYKYNRRDRKGCHDFFLLAIRKEENIRQFTRRFNKELAEVDGAKNKIVIAAYKQASQYDQRGVYGSLVKRPPKTLEGLYDRVQEYARVEDDSKAREMRYINRSSNHPNDGRKDKSKNRSNGQHNDRG; this is encoded by the coding sequence ATGAATTTTCTAGTTCCAAAGCTGCCAGAATTCGATGAGAAAACAGATGATCCAGATCAGCATGTTTTACACTATGAAACTTCCATGATTCTATGGCAGCACAGTGATGAGTTGATGTGCAAAATGTTTCCAAAGTCACTGGCTGGAGGAGCAATAAAATGGTTCAATAAAGTCCCGACACAGTCAATCGGTACTTACCATGAATTGGTTGGAGAATGCTACTCCCACTACAAGTACAACAGACGTGATCGGAAGGGATGCCACGATTTTTTCCTTCTAGCAATTCGGAAGGAGGAAAACATCAGACAGTTTACTCGAAGATTCAATAAAGAGTTAGCAGAGGTTGATGGTGCCAAAAATAAAATCGTCATCGCAGCTTACAAGCAGGCGTCCCAGTACGATCAAAGAGGTGTGTACGGTTCCTTGGTCAAGAGACCACCAAAGACTCTGGAAGGACTGTATGATCGAGTGCAAGAATATGCTCGAGTGGAGGATGATTCCAAAGCTCGAGAGATGAGATATATTAACAGATCATCCAATCATCCAAATGATGGGAGGAAAGACAAGTCAAAGAACCGTTCGAACGGCCAACACAATGATCGAGGTTAA